CCGGCGCTGACCTGGTACACCCCGGTGATGACGTTGAACACCGTGGTCTTGCCCGCGCCATTGGGGCCTATAAGGCCCAGTATCTCGCCGGGCTTAAGCTCGAAGCTCACTTCGAAAAGGGCCTGGAGCCCTCCGAATTGTACGGAAACATCCTCGAACACCAGATGGGCCATGCCGCGAACCCGCTCCTTACCGTGGAAGTGAGGGGGGATGATTACCCGCATGCACGGCAATTGGCAAGATTGTCAGAAAGAGGCGATCGTGGCCCGAAATGGGCGGGACGAGAGGGATCAATTGCAGGCCCGGGCGAAAGCTGCCCGCACGAGAAGTCAGATCACGCCTTGTACGCCTGTTCAAAGACCTCGAGAGTCTTTTGGGCCGTTTCCCGCCAGGAGAAGCGCCGCACGTTTTCGCGCCCCTTGTCCGACAATCTTTGCCTGAGCCCGACGTCGTTCGCCACCTGTTCGAGCGCTCGGGCCAGTCCGTCCGCATCGGCCGGGTCCACCATCAGGGCGCTGTCCCCGGCCACCTCGGGCAGGCTGGTGGCGTTGGAGCAGATGACGGGAACACCCACGGCCTGGGCTTCAAGCACAGGCAGGCCGAACCCTTCGAAGAGCGACGGGAAAACGTACGACATGGCCGAGGCGTAGAGCACGGGCATGTCCTGGCGCTCCACATAGCCCAACCGGCGCACCCGGTCCTCGATGCCAAGCCCGCGCACCCATTTGGTCCAGGAGTCGCTCCAGGAGAGCCCGCCCGTGACCACCAGGTCCGCGTCCACGCGGTCCTTCACCTGGGCGAAGGCCTCAAGCAGGAGCTTAAGATTTTTGCGGGGCGAGATGTTGCCCGTGTAGAGAAAATACGGGCGCAAAAGCCCGTGGCGCTTGCGAAAGCGCAGGATCTCTTCGTCCGCCACTGGCGTGCGGTACAGATCGTCCGCGGCCAGGTGGGTGACGGTAACTTTCTCTGGAGGAACCCCCAGGATGCCGGTCAGGTCCTTCTTGGTGTGTTCGGAGATGGCCAGGAGCCTGTCCGCCCGGCGCGCGGTGTAGGCCATGGCCCGCTTCATGTAGAGGGTGTCCGCGAGCTTGTACATGCGGTAGCGGCCATGGAAGTAGCCCAGGTCCATCATGGCGGCAACGGCCTTGCAGGGCACGCGCGGCGGCATGTTGGAGGAGGGGAAGAAGGCCACGTCGATGCCGTGGGCGGCAAGCGCGCCGGGCAGTTTGAGCCAGTCGAAAATCAAGCGGTTCGAAGAGTACAGAGACACTTCCTCGGCCCCGGGGAAGGAGCCGAAGTACTGCACCTGGGAGTGGAACAGCACGTAGGTGTTTGTGGTGTCTAAGCGAAGAAGCTCGCTCAGTAGGCTGACCAGGTATTCCTTCACGCCGCCCGAGGCGTATTCCAGGCTGCGGCAGCTGATTGCGATGCGCATGGGCGGGGGTATAACCGCGCCGGGCTTCGGGGGGAAGAGGGAACCCGTGTACAGGCGGATTTATGCGGGCGGGAGCATTTATAGGGCAGAGAAGCTAGAACTGAAGCCCGAACTTCTTGCGGACGTATGCCCGGCAGGGCTCCCAGCGGGCGTTGGCCAGGCAGGGCAGGCCACGAAGCGAGAGTACCGCCGCCAGTTCGGCCAGGGCGGAGCCCAGGCGGATCTCCATGGTCACGGCCTTCACGGCCAGGTAATGCAGAATCCCCCGGCCGAAGCGGGTCTGGCAGATGGCTACCTCGCGGCGGAACACGTCGCCCCAGGTGGCGGTCTTGGAGGCGGGCTGGAGCCTGAACGCGGCCACGATGTGCGGAATGCGCACCATTCTTCGGCCCTGGCTCATGCGCTGGAACAGGTCGAAGTCCATGCAGTATTTGAAATTCGGGTCGATGCCGCCAACGGCCTTGTACACGTCGGCCCGCCAGAAGGTGGACTGCTGGGGAACGGCCATGTTGTGGCGCATCTGCCTGGCGCTGGGGTTAAGCACCATGTCCATCATCACCGGAGTCTCGTCGTGGGTTACGAGCACGGTGTCCCCGGTGACCATGGCCGCGTCCGGGTTGGCGGCGAAGGCCTCGGCCACCCGTAGCAGCGATTGTTTGTCCCAGAGGTAGTCGTCGGAGTTTATCCAGCCCAGAATCTGACCGCTGGCCCGC
The DNA window shown above is from Desulfovibrio sp. and carries:
- a CDS encoding glycosyltransferase family 4 protein; the encoded protein is MRIAISCRSLEYASGGVKEYLVSLLSELLRLDTTNTYVLFHSQVQYFGSFPGAEEVSLYSSNRLIFDWLKLPGALAAHGIDVAFFPSSNMPPRVPCKAVAAMMDLGYFHGRYRMYKLADTLYMKRAMAYTARRADRLLAISEHTKKDLTGILGVPPEKVTVTHLAADDLYRTPVADEEILRFRKRHGLLRPYFLYTGNISPRKNLKLLLEAFAQVKDRVDADLVVTGGLSWSDSWTKWVRGLGIEDRVRRLGYVERQDMPVLYASAMSYVFPSLFEGFGLPVLEAQAVGVPVICSNATSLPEVAGDSALMVDPADADGLARALEQVANDVGLRQRLSDKGRENVRRFSWRETAQKTLEVFEQAYKA